A portion of the Lolium rigidum isolate FL_2022 chromosome 1, APGP_CSIRO_Lrig_0.1, whole genome shotgun sequence genome contains these proteins:
- the LOC124665540 gene encoding uncharacterized protein LOC124665540 encodes MASPAPPHEAMPGSTFYPQNYDLLMRYLLPKLARSPLPASTEHFFHNADVYADDPETLTSRHPSGPARAYGESENWYFFCAVKPTIARDGRKPRIVGGGKGTWKAERGEAVVDPSSGDTVGRLERFTYTPKPKEAGKRPEWLMVEFSLDQQLVGGEEEPRTVLCKIYRSPRFLSSVSKSLASSASARKRKAADELPACPRKSIKATNESSPVRRQLLFPSPTALIPQAPILEDDGAFLGDDQFWSEHYRTGELSDPAPNRPVQVQVDDLGEKFWSGLPQIDGGERSAPWSCSMMTATSTPLCGERDFFWNSIATL; translated from the coding sequence atggcgtcgccggctcctccccaCGAGGCCATGCCCGGCAGCACTTTCTACCCGCAGAACTACGACCTCCTGATGCGGTACCTCCTCCCGAAGCTCGCCAGATCTCCGCTCCCCGCCTCCACCGAGCATTTCTTCCACAACGCGGACGTGTACGCCGACGACCCCGAGACTCTCACCTCCCGCCACCCGTCCGGACCGGCGCGGGCTTACGGCGAGAGCGAAAACTGGTACTTCTTTTGCGCCGTGAAGCCCACGATCGCCCGCGACGGCCGCAAGCCCCGGATCGTCGGCGGCGGCAAGGGTACCTGGAAAGCCGAGAGGGGGGAAGCGGTCGTCGACCCATCCTCGGGCGACACCGTCGGCCGCCTGGAGAGGTTCACCTACACGCCTAAGCCCAAGGAAGCAGGAAAGCGGCCCGAGTGGCTCATGGTGGAGTTCAGTCTGGATCAGCAACTCGTCGGTGGCGAGGAAGAACCAAGAACCGTGCTTTGCAAGATCTATCGCAGCCCTCGATTCCTCAGTTCTGTGTCCAAATCTTTGGCTTCATCAGCGTCCGCGCGCAAGAGGAAGGCGGCCGACGAGCTCCCGGCGTGTCCGCGCAAGTCCATCAAGGCCACCAACGAATCTTCTCCCGTGAGGCGGCAGCTCCTCTTTCCTTCTCCTACCGCACTAATTCCGCAGGCACCAATTCTGGAGGACGATGGAGCCTTTCTTGGCGACGACCAATTCTGGAGCGAGCACTACCGCACCGGCGAGCTCTCCGATCCCGCGCCAAATCGGCCGGTCCAAGTCCAGGTCGACGACTTGGGCGAGAAATTCTGGAGTGGACTGCCCCAGATCGATGGTGGCGAGCGTTCTGCACCTTGGAGCTgctcgatgatgacggcgacatcGACTCCATTGTGCGGTGAAAGAGACTTCTTCTGGAACTCGATTGCCACTCTCTGA